In the genome of Populus alba chromosome 11, ASM523922v2, whole genome shotgun sequence, one region contains:
- the LOC118031611 gene encoding F-box protein FBW2 gives MEEGDEYRRWDELIPDALGLIFRNLSLQEILTMVPRVCKSWSRAVSGPYCWQEINIEEWSTRCHPDHLDRMLQMLITRSCGSLRKLCVSGLHNDTNFSFLADHAGSLQTLRIPRSDISDSIVEQIAGRLSTVTFLDVSYCNKISGRALEAIGKHCKLLAGLCRNMHPLDTEGLEAQDDEAYAIATTMPKLKRLEMAYHLVSTESLLQILSSCTNLEFMDLRGCWNVNLDNKFFKEKFQKLTVLGPLVMEDYYEANDWEEDCSEYSDDSDYLAWGFLAGDGGDYDDDESYDEMWDDEGRLEELELRFYEGADAGLYGWPPSP, from the exons ATGGAAGAGGGAGATGAGTATCGTCGTTGGGATGAATTGATACCAGATGCCCTTGGGCTAATTTTCCGCAATCTTTCTCTCCAGGAGATACTAACCATGGTCCCAAGGGTTTGCAAATCATGGAGCAGAGCAGTTTCAGGGCCATATTGCTGGCAAGAGATCAACATTGAGGAATGGAGTACTAGGTGCCATCCTGATCACCTTGATCGCATGCTTCAAATGTTGATCACGAGAAGCTGTGGATCCCTCCGCAAACTCTGTGTCTCTGGACTCCACAATGATACAAATTTCTCATTCCTTGCAGACCA TGCTGGTTCCCTCCAGACATTGCGGATTCCGAGAAGTGATATTAGTGATTCGATAGTTGAACAGATTGCTGGAAGGCTTTCCACTGTCACTTTCTTGGATGTGAGCTACTGTAATAAAATTAGTGGGCGTGCTTTAGAGGCAATTGGAAAGCATTGCAAATTGCTTGCGGGGCTGTGCCGGAATATGCACCCATTAGATACAGAAGGTTTGGAAGCCCAAGATGATGAGGCTTATGCCATTGCCACCACGATGCCTAAGCTGAAGCGCTTAGAAATGGCTTACCATCTTGTTAGCACAGAAAGTTTATTGCAGATCCTTTCAAGCTGTACAAATCTTGAGTTTATGGATTTGAGAGGATGCTGGAATGTGAACCTTGATAACAAGTTCTTCAAGGAGAAGTTCCAAAAACTGACAGTATTGGGGCCTCTTGTAATGGAGGACTATTATGAGGCAAATGACTGGGAAGAAGATTGCTCCGAATATTCAGATGATTCCGATTACTTGGCTTGGGGATTTTTAGCTGGTGACGGGGGAGACTATGACGATGATGAGAGTTATGATGAGATGTGGGATGATGAGGGAAGGCTGGAGGAACTTGAGCTCAGGTTCTATGAAGGAGCAGATGCTGGACTGTACGGTTGGCCTCCATCTCCATAG